One genomic segment of Sminthopsis crassicaudata isolate SCR6 chromosome 4, ASM4859323v1, whole genome shotgun sequence includes these proteins:
- the MAP10 gene encoding microtubule-associated protein 10, producing the protein MATVSEAAFERLFSLELLVDWVHLEARLLPSPPPPEDEEEAGPPPPGSLRLAVAFRLLDFPTLLVYPPGGPGSPSRQRRPGLFPFGRGKSCLFRLDAAILQRLLTVSPLYALLLTVPPGSPTPAPKLLGSCSISLAPAARALLREGKGLSGTGPCQGHRGLYVLRDLMGEQVGQIYLGYRLTDLGSTLLDHVPPKMPEFPQREETPAGAGVSEVGEIRTEERSPPAPEETQPVTPPLESFAQVEPEGLEDLKEPEEQEEVIELVTYDKSQPKQQEYVIKTVKTPSKHIRSDVDTELIDSSQSEVRESIGTKNREVTELEFETNIICPPPLYYSPQAPKRAPPAKGKFITVPHVDVPREANAVVQEEKVPCPVVKNADVPSHQSQNAMTQSEPVPEGLFDQDKLDAIRHLPLLNALLVELSLLYNQPLAAATSVHPQLAWLYRPEDGKAPAPPDNAPCKTEEVGDKFLPSKQEEVLNPPLLRNQVGHHLRKGFEKNRSSQKKVVPRRKLFYGLTNTLKLRLKQTNPNMLIVHEKREQYRKMQTEMSGTEKLNTLPSKGKHGKPHRLPSNLCLASDVLFPENIKTLEQNGVKSEVQSPAKETHVTRTEKERNVEIKANKNSHIKVAKVIKPILPENVPLTNVSEKVKKEVKVSLLDIDAENIRIDNIVTDFNNEANETVGYNFHLPNSNDSKPRKNSHSESIPEMKYSDDFTSPYYSEDFSSADDTFENSKLHDSNPEVEADNLSYSYLNANCKSSESRMSRKSLKSEMNSVLTPPFSVGSPVHSYKKSHLSKSEGKSLVDVNSSSSSDLSSHWSEGKEKLNDQNDIHNKEMRNNKVTCDRQNSETGQKSLEKSQSLRTSQVSSYLPSNLSELEFSPQDSIASDELEENDELGSLDICKQYKDICELVINKLPGYTV; encoded by the coding sequence ATGGCGACGGTGAGTGAGGCTGCTTTTGAGCGGCTCTTCTCCTTGGAGCTGCTGGTGGATTGGGTGCATCTGGAAGCGCGGCTTCTGCCTTCGCCGCCGCCGCCGGAGGACGAAGAGGAGGCCGGGCCGCCCCCGCCCGGCTCCCTCCGCCTGGCCGTGGCCTTCCGCCTGCTGGACTTCCCCACGCTTCTGGTGTATCCTCCGGGGGGCCCCGGCTCTCCTTCCCGCCAGCGCCGGCCCGGCTTGTTCCCCTTCGGCCGCGGCAAGTCCTGCCTCTTCCGCTTGGATGCGGCCATCCTGCAGCGCCTGCTGACCGTCTCCCCACTCTACGCGCTGCTCCTGACGGTCCCCCCCGGCAGCCCGACCCCGGCCCCGAAGCTCTTGGGCAGCTGTAGCATCTCCCTGGCTCCCGCCGCCCGAGCGCTCCTCCGAGAGGGGAAGGGGCTCTCTGGCACGGGCCCCTGCCAGGGCCACAGAGGCCTTTACGTGCTGAGAGACCTGATGGGGGAGCAGGTCGGGCAAATCTACCTGGGCTACCGCCTGACCGATTTGGGGAGCACTTTGCTGGACCACGTCCCCCCAAAGATGCCCGAGTTCCCCCAGAGGGAGGAGACTCCCGCGGGGGCTGGGGTGAGCGAGGTGGGGGAGATAAGGACTGAGGAGAGGAGCCCTCCAGCTCCAGAGGAAACGCAGCCGGTTACTCCGCCACTGGAAAGCTTTGCTCAAGTGGAACCAGAGGGTTTGGAAGATTTAAAAGAACCAGAGGAGCAGGAAGAAGTGATCGAGTTAGTCACCTACGATAAAAGTCAGCCAAAGCAGCAGGAATACGTGATTAAGACAGTTAAAACCCCCAGCAAACACATCAGGAGTGATGTAGACACTGAGCTGATAGACTCTTCCCAGTCAGAGGTTAGAGAAAGCATCGGTACCAAAAACCGGGAAGTCACAGAGCTAGAGTTTGAAACTAATATAATTTGCCCGCCCCCTCTCTATTATTCTCCTCAGGCACCAAAAAGGGCGCCACCAGCTAAAGGCAAATTCATAACTGTACCTCACGTCGATGTGCCCAGGGAAGCTAATGCTGTGGTTCAGGAAGAGAAGGTTCCCTGTCCCGTGGTAAAGAACGCTGATGTCCCGTCACATCAGAGTCAGAACGCCATGACCCAATCTGAGCCTGTCCCGGAGGGACTTTTTGACCAAGATAAACTTGACGCAATAAGGCATCTACCTCTATTAAATGCTTTATTGGTTGAGTTATCTTTGTTATATAACCAGCCACTTGCAGCTGCTACTAGTGTACACCCTCAGTTAGCCTGGTTATACAGGCCTGAGGATGGGAAAGCCCCAGCACCTCCTGACAATGCTCCTTGTAAAACCGAGGAAGTGGGAGACAAGTTTTTACCTAGCAAACAAGAAGAGGTCCTAAATCCTCCATTATTAAGGAACCAGGTTGGACACCACCTCAGAAAAGGCTTTGAAAAAAACAGGAGCAGTCAAAAAAAAGTGGTTCCAAGGAGAAAGTTGTTTTATGGCCTTACAAATACACTCAAACTCCGTTTAAAGCAAACAAACCCAAACATGTTAATAGTACATGAAAAAAGAGAACAGtatagaaaaatgcaaacagaaaTGTCAGGTACAGAAAAGCTTAATACTTTACCATCTAAAGGGAAGCATGGGAAGCCACATAGACTTCCCAGCAATCTGTGTTTGGCTTCAGATGTTCTTTTTCCTGAAAACATTAAAACTTTAGAGCAAAATGGGGTGAAATCTGAAGTTCAGAGCCCTGCAAAAGAAACTCATGTTACTagaactgagaaagagagaaatgttgaAATCAAAGCAAATAAGAACTCCCATATAAAAGTGGCCAAAGTGATAAAGCCCATTTTACCAGAAAATGTCCCTCTCACAAATGTTtcagaaaaagttaagaaagaagtaaaagtcAGTCTTCTAGATATTGACGCAGAGAATATCAGAATAGACAATATTGTTACAGATTTTAATAATGAAGCAAATGAAACTGTGGGTTATAATTTTCATCTGCCTAATTCAAATGATAGTAAACCAAGAAAAAATAGTCATTCTGAAAGCATTCCAGAAATGAAGTATTCTGATGACTTTACTAGTCCATACTATTCTGAAGATTTTTCCAGTGCTGATGATACTTTTGAAAATTCTAAACTTCATGATAGTAATCCTGAAGTGGAAGCAGATAACCTCAGTTATTCTTATTTAAATGCTAATTGTAAGTCTAGTGAATCCAGAATGTCTAGAAAAAGTCttaaaagtgaaatgaattcTGTTCTTACCCCACCTTTTTCAGTTGGTTCACCAGTACATTCATATAAAAAATCTCATCTTTCAAAGTCTGAGGGCAAAAGTCTAGTAGATGTAAATAGTAGCTCCAGCAGTGACCTTTCCTCACATTggagtgaagggaaggaaaaactgaatgaccaaaatgacattcataataaagaaatgaggaataaTAAAGTCACCTGTGACAGACAGAACTCAGAAACTGGCCAAAAATCTTTAGAAAAAAGCCAGTCACTAAGGACATCTCAAGTGAGTTCTTATTTGCCATCTAATTTATCTGAACTAGAATTTAGTCCTCAGGATAGCATTGCTTCAGATGAGCTTGAAGAAAATGATGAACTTGGCTCACTAGATATTTGCAAACAATACAAGGACATCTGTGAGTTAGTAATAAATAAGCTTCCTGGGTATACAGTGTAA